Part of the Candidatus Hydrogenedentota bacterium genome, CAGGCAGGCATCGTTGTAATGCCTGGAGTGGGATTCGATGTCGTGCCGTCGGACTGCCTTGCCGCTATGCTGAAACGCGAGTTGCCCGACGCGACTCACCTGACCCTGGCATTCCGCTCGAAACGCGGCAGGGTAAGCCCTGGCACGGCGAAGACCATAGCCGAAGGTCTTCCGCATGGATGCCGCATCCGGCGCGATGGGCAGTTGGTGGAAATCCCTTCCGCTTCGAAGACTCTTTCTATCGCATTCGAGAACACGCCGGAATTGGCCGTGGTCATCCCATGGGGCGATGTATCGACGGCGTTCTGGTCTACCGGCATCCCCAACATCGAAGTCTACATGCACATGCCCGAGAAGCAGATCCGGCAGATGCGCTCCTTGCGTTTCGTCGCTCCATTGCTGGGCTTTGGATTTGTGCAGTCTATCATCAAGAGCCGCATCGCGAAGACTGTTCAAGGTCCAACCGATTCGGAGCGCGCAAACGACGAAACCATACTCTGGGGCAAAGCCGAAAACGCCGATGGCGATACCAAGGTGATTCGACTTCGCACGCCGGAAGGCTATACGCTTACCGCTGATGCGGCGGTTTCAGCAATCACCTGCCTGTTGGAATCGCCGTTGCCACCGGGGGCATACACACCGTCGAAGGCGTTTGGACCCGATTTTGTGCTCGGGTTGGAAAACGTGAAGAAGCTCGAGGGATAGAGCGACGAACTGGCACTTCTGGGGGGGGGAATGCAGATGGTTCAAGATTTCGCAAGAGCAATCGCCGTGGCTTTCATTCTAGTTGGGGCGTGCGTTCTGCCTGCTTCCGCCGACGAAGCGCCTGCTTACCGATGGGTCAATGTCACCATGACCGCACCGTTCACGCCGCGCGATGGCGCGGGCGCGCTAAGCTACGAAGGGAAGATGTGGCTCATCGGCGGCTGGAATTCCAAGGACAAGGTCAATTTCCCGAAGTCATGCGTCAACGACGTGTGGAGCACCACCGACGGTCTCACGTGGACCCTCGTGAAACCCAACACGTTTGGACTTCCCGAATTCGATCCCGCGCACGACTGGGAAGGGCGCCATACCGCAGGCTACGTGGTCTACAAGGATAAGATGTGGATTGTCGGCGGCGATCCCCTTCAAGGGCATTATCAGAACGACGTGTGGAACTCCAGCGACGGCAAGACATGG contains:
- a CDS encoding saccharopine dehydrogenase NADP-binding domain-containing protein: MSGSWMIYGANGYTGRLCARVAKARGLSPVLAGRGKQEIARLGQELGLDTRVFDLSNAGAVATSLKGIDAVLHCAGPFSATHKPMLSGCEQARCHYLDITGEIDIFESVHRNDARWKQAGIVVMPGVGFDVVPSDCLAAMLKRELPDATHLTLAFRSKRGRVSPGTAKTIAEGLPHGCRIRRDGQLVEIPSASKTLSIAFENTPELAVVIPWGDVSTAFWSTGIPNIEVYMHMPEKQIRQMRSLRFVAPLLGFGFVQSIIKSRIAKTVQGPTDSERANDETILWGKAENADGDTKVIRLRTPEGYTLTADAAVSAITCLLESPLPPGAYTPSKAFGPDFVLGLENVKKLEG